Below is a genomic region from Helicobacter pylori.
ATCGCTCGTTAAATCCACGCATGCCTTAAACACGCTCTCATCATAACGCACCTGGTGGTGTTCTTCATAAAGAGGAGCGATCTTTTTCAAAATCAAGTAACACGCTTCTTTAGAAGGCTCTTCAACTTTTATGACTGAAAAGCGCCTATTAAAAGCCTTGTCTTTTTCAAACACGCTGCGGTATTCTTCAAAAGTGGTCGCTCCTAAACATTTCAAGCTCCCATCTGTTAGAACCGGTTTTAATATATTCGCCGCATCCAAGCTCCCAGCGTTACTGCTCCCTGCGCCTAAAAGGGTGTGGATTTCGTCAATGAATAAAATAATACGGCCGTTTTGTTGGATTTCTTTGAGCGTTTTTTTCAAGCGTTTTTCAAAATCCCCTCTGTATTTCGCCCCAGCCACCATTAAAGCTAAATCCAAAGAATAGACTTCATATTCTTGCAAAAACTCCGGCACTTCTTTTTGAGCGATTTTTAAAGCCAAAGCTTCAGCGATGGAGGTTTTCCCTACGCCCGCTTCACCAATTAAAAGCGGGTTATTCTTTTTTCTGCGCCCTAAAATTTCTATCACTCTTAAAATCTCTTCTTCTCTGCCAATGACTGGATCTAAAGCGTTATCTTGGGCTAAAGCGCTCAAGTTTTTAGCGTATTTTTTTAGGGGAGTGTTTTTGGGCGCTTCTTCATTATCATTAATGTCATTAGGAATACCATGGTTATCCAAATCCAATAAAGCAGGATTAGAATACAAACGAGCGATGCCAAAACTATCCATGAGTTTTGAAGCGTAACAATCGGGGTGATCCAGCATTAAAATAAGCAGTTCTTCCACGCCCACGCTCTCAAAACAACTCGCATACATTCTTTTAAGCATTCTTAATAGCACAAAACTCCTAGCAGGCATTTTGGCTGGATCGCTCTTTAAAGGCACGTATTGCAACAAATAGTCTTTAAGGATTTGTTTTAATTTATCATAGTTATCTCTTTCTAAAGCGCCAATAATCTTTTCCCCGCTCTCATGTTCTAAGATGACTAACAGCACATGCTCTGTGGTGCAAAGGGCGTGGTTAAGATCTAGGGCTAAATTTAAAGCTCGGTTTAGGACTTCATTGAGATCTTGATTGAATTTAGCCATTATCTTATCTCTTCTACCAATAATTTTAAAGGGAGATCTAGCTCTCTGGCTTTGTCCCTAACCCATGCTGCCCTATGCCTGGCAATATCATAAGGATAGACGCCACAAACCCCCTCGCCATCACGATGGATGCTTGATGTGAGAGCTTGAGCCTCTTCTAAAGACTTGTCAAAAAAATCCCTCAAAGCAGAGATCACAAATTCCGCTGTCGTAATGGGGTCATCAACCATGATCACTTGCACCATGGTGGGGGTGGGTATGTTATACATTTTCATGCTTTCA
It encodes:
- a CDS encoding AAA family ATPase, with the translated sequence MAKFNQDLNEVLNRALNLALDLNHALCTTEHVLLVILEHESGEKIIGALERDNYDKLKQILKDYLLQYVPLKSDPAKMPARSFVLLRMLKRMYASCFESVGVEELLILMLDHPDCYASKLMDSFGIARLYSNPALLDLDNHGIPNDINDNEEAPKNTPLKKYAKNLSALAQDNALDPVIGREEEILRVIEILGRRKKNNPLLIGEAGVGKTSIAEALALKIAQKEVPEFLQEYEVYSLDLALMVAGAKYRGDFEKRLKKTLKEIQQNGRIILFIDEIHTLLGAGSSNAGSLDAANILKPVLTDGSLKCLGATTFEEYRSVFEKDKAFNRRFSVIKVEEPSKEACYLILKKIAPLYEEHHQVRYDESVFKACVDLTSDYMHDKFLPDKAIELLDEVGSRKKISPKKGKKIGVDDVKEALALKLKIPKMRLSNDKKALLRNLEKSLKNKIFAQAEAISIVSNAIKIQYCGLSAKNKPVGSFLFVGPSGVGKTELAKELALNLNLHFERFDMSEYKEAHSVAKLIGSPSGYVGFEQGGLLVNAIKKHPHCLLLLDEIEKAHSNVYDLLLQVMDNATLSDNLGNQASFKHVILIMTSNVGSKDKDTLGFFSAKNTKYDKAVKELLTPELRSRIDAIVPFNALSLEDFERIVSVELDKLKALALEQDITLKFHKEVLKFIAQKSYQTTLGAREIKKIIHNEIKTRLSDILLLQSLKKPCKIACLLEKNQLVLKEIKCLQKVKKNDF
- a CDS encoding ATP-dependent Clp protease adaptor ClpS, which encodes MKMYNIPTPTMVQVIMVDDPITTAEFVISALRDFFDKSLEEAQALTSSIHRDGEGVCGVYPYDIARHRAAWVRDKARELDLPLKLLVEEIR